In Cedecea neteri, a single genomic region encodes these proteins:
- the acpH gene encoding ACP phosphodiesterase translates to MNFLAHLHLAHLAQSSLLGNLLADFVRGSPDDSFSPEVVAGIYMHRRVDALTDGLPEVALARGWFSPKTRRVSPISLDIMWDHFLSRHWHKVCPDIGLEDFVAYARGQIVPKLDDTPPRFINLNNYLWRERWLERYQDMDFIANVLNGMASRRPKLDALRDSWHDLDAHYDQLEALFWQFYPRMMAMAEQKSL, encoded by the coding sequence ATGAATTTTCTCGCCCACCTGCATCTGGCACATCTGGCCCAAAGTTCACTGCTGGGAAATTTGCTGGCGGATTTCGTGCGCGGCAGCCCGGACGACAGCTTTTCGCCCGAGGTCGTGGCCGGCATTTATATGCACCGCAGAGTCGATGCCCTCACGGACGGACTGCCGGAAGTGGCTCTCGCCCGCGGCTGGTTCAGCCCAAAGACGCGGCGAGTGTCGCCGATTTCTCTGGATATTATGTGGGACCACTTCCTGTCACGCCACTGGCATAAAGTCTGCCCGGATATCGGGCTCGAGGATTTTGTCGCCTATGCTCGCGGGCAGATTGTGCCCAAGCTTGACGACACGCCGCCGCGTTTCATTAATCTTAATAACTATTTGTGGCGCGAACGCTGGCTGGAGCGTTATCAGGATATGGACTTTATTGCTAACGTTCTCAATGGGATGGCAAGCCGTAGACCAAAACTCGATGCCCTGCGAGATTCCTGGCACGATCTCGACGCCCATTATGACCAACTGGAGGCATTGTTCTGGCAGTTCTACCCGCGCATGATGGCGATGGCGGAACAAAAAAGTTTGTGA
- a CDS encoding helix-turn-helix transcriptional regulator, with protein MSRRADRLFQIVQILRGRRLTTAAQLAERLEVSERTIYRDIQDLSLSGVPIEGEAGCGYRLLAGYDLPPLMLTTGEVEAVIAALRMVQTWSGESLAKSAESVHEKLLAVLTPEKRRVAERSRIISPNFNKFPQVKAWFDLFHSAIDKCQVVHLLYEDEKGELTERDIHPLGLSFWGEVWLLVAWCEARNDYRSFRLDRCRDIHLTGRVFQERHDRSLQAFIALQKAKGYLPEK; from the coding sequence ATGAGCCGAAGAGCCGATCGATTATTTCAGATAGTGCAAATCCTGCGCGGCAGGCGTCTGACGACGGCTGCACAGCTTGCCGAACGGCTGGAAGTCTCGGAGCGAACTATCTACCGTGACATTCAGGATCTCTCCCTCTCCGGCGTGCCGATAGAAGGGGAGGCGGGCTGCGGCTATCGCCTGCTGGCCGGGTACGATCTTCCTCCGCTGATGCTGACGACCGGAGAGGTGGAGGCGGTGATTGCGGCGCTAAGAATGGTGCAAACCTGGAGCGGGGAATCGTTGGCGAAATCTGCTGAGTCCGTGCACGAAAAGCTCCTCGCAGTGCTGACGCCAGAAAAGCGCCGGGTTGCCGAACGCAGCCGTATTATCTCGCCAAATTTTAACAAGTTTCCGCAGGTGAAAGCCTGGTTCGATCTGTTTCATTCCGCCATCGACAAATGTCAGGTTGTTCATCTGCTGTATGAGGATGAAAAAGGGGAATTGACGGAGCGGGATATTCACCCTCTTGGATTGTCATTTTGGGGTGAGGTCTGGCTGCTGGTGGCCTGGTGCGAGGCTCGGAATGACTATCGTAGCTTCAGGCTGGATCGCTGCCGGGATATTCATTTAACCGGGCGTGTGTTTCAGGAACGCCACGATCGTTCTCTGCAGGCTTTTATTGCCCTTCAGAAGGCGAAAGGCTACCTGCCTGAGAAATAA
- the nrdR gene encoding transcriptional regulator NrdR, translating to MHCPFCFAVDTKVIDSRLVGEGSSVRRRRQCLVCHERFTTFEVAELVMPRVVKSNEVREPFNEDKLRSGILKALEKRPVNSDDVEMAISHIKSHLRATGEREIPSKLIGNLVMEQLKKLDKVAYIRFASVYRSFEDIKEFGEEIARLQD from the coding sequence ATGCATTGCCCATTCTGTTTCGCCGTGGACACCAAAGTTATCGACTCTCGCCTGGTGGGGGAAGGTTCCTCCGTACGCCGTCGGCGCCAGTGCCTGGTTTGCCACGAACGCTTCACGACTTTCGAGGTTGCGGAGCTGGTGATGCCGAGAGTGGTGAAGAGTAATGAGGTGCGCGAGCCGTTTAACGAAGACAAACTGCGCAGCGGCATCCTGAAAGCGCTGGAAAAACGTCCGGTCAATTCTGACGATGTGGAAATGGCTATCAGCCATATTAAGTCGCACCTTCGAGCAACCGGCGAACGCGAAATCCCGAGTAAACTCATCGGTAACCTGGTGATGGAGCAGCTCAAAAAGCTGGATAAAGTCGCCTATATTCGCTTTGCTTCGGTCTACCGTAGCTTTGAAGATATCAAAGAATTTGGTGAAGAAATCGCCCGTTTACAGGATTAA
- the tgt gene encoding tRNA guanosine(34) transglycosylase Tgt yields the protein MKFELDTTDGRARRGRLVFERGTVETPAFMPVGTYGTVKGMTPEEVEATGAQIILGNTFHLWLRPGQEIMKLHGDLHDFMQWKGPILTDSGGFQVFSLGDIRKITEAGVHFRNPINGDPIFLDPEKSMEIQYDLGSDIVMIFDECTPYPADWDYAKRSMEMSLRWAQRSRDRFDSLGNKNALFGIIQGSVYEDLRDISVKGLVEIGFDGYAVGGLAVGEPKEDMHRILEHVCPQIPADKPRYLMGVGKPEDLVEGVRRGIDMFDCVMPTRNARNGHLFVTDGVVKIRNAKHKDDTAPLDAECDCYTCRNYSRAYLHHLDRCNEILGARLNTIHNLRYYQRLMAGLRQAIEEGKLDHFVTDFYERTGKPVPPLNVD from the coding sequence GTGAAATTTGAATTAGATACCACCGACGGCCGCGCACGACGCGGTCGCCTGGTCTTTGAACGTGGCACCGTCGAAACCCCGGCCTTCATGCCGGTGGGCACTTACGGCACCGTAAAAGGGATGACGCCGGAAGAAGTTGAAGCCACGGGCGCACAGATTATCCTGGGCAATACTTTCCATTTATGGCTGCGTCCAGGCCAGGAAATCATGAAGCTGCACGGCGACCTGCATGATTTTATGCAGTGGAAAGGCCCAATCTTGACGGACTCCGGTGGCTTCCAGGTGTTCAGCCTGGGCGACATCCGTAAGATCACCGAAGCGGGCGTGCATTTCCGCAACCCGATCAACGGCGATCCGATTTTCCTCGATCCTGAAAAATCCATGGAAATTCAGTACGATCTGGGTTCCGATATCGTGATGATCTTCGACGAATGTACGCCATACCCGGCGGACTGGGATTACGCGAAGCGTTCCATGGAAATGTCCCTGCGCTGGGCGCAGCGTAGCCGCGATCGCTTTGATTCTCTTGGGAATAAAAATGCGCTGTTCGGCATTATCCAGGGCAGCGTTTACGAAGATTTACGAGATATCTCAGTAAAAGGTCTGGTAGAGATTGGCTTTGATGGCTACGCTGTCGGCGGCCTGGCGGTAGGTGAGCCGAAGGAAGACATGCACCGTATTCTGGAGCACGTCTGCCCGCAAATCCCTGCCGACAAACCACGTTACCTGATGGGCGTAGGTAAACCGGAAGACCTGGTTGAAGGGGTACGTCGCGGTATCGACATGTTCGACTGCGTCATGCCAACTCGTAATGCGCGTAATGGTCACCTGTTCGTGACGGACGGCGTAGTGAAAATCCGCAATGCTAAGCATAAAGATGACACCGCCCCGCTCGATGCCGAGTGTGATTGCTATACGTGTCGCAATTATTCACGTGCCTACTTGCATCATCTTGACCGTTGCAACGAAATACTGGGCGCGCGTCTCAATACCATTCATAACCTGCGCTATTACCAGCGTTTAATGGCTGGTTTACGCCAGGCCATTGAAGAGGGTAAATTAGACCACTTCGTGACGGATTTTTACGAGCGGACAGGTAAGCCGGTTCCACCTTTGAACGTTGATTAA
- the queA gene encoding tRNA preQ1(34) S-adenosylmethionine ribosyltransferase-isomerase QueA, with the protein MRVADFSFELPESLIAHYPQAERSSCRLLSLDGPTGALAHGTFTDLLDKLNPGDLLVFNNTRVIPARLFGRKASGGKIEVLVERMLDDKRILAHIRASKAPKPGAELLLGDDESVHATMVARHDALFEVEFNDERAVLDILNNIGHMPLPPYIDRPDEEADRELYQTVYSQKPGAVAAPTAGLHFDEPLLEKLRNKGVDMAFVTLHVGAGTFQPVRVDSIEDHIMHSEYAEVPQDVVDAVLACKARGNRVIAVGTTSVRSLESAAQAAKNDLIEPFFGDTQIFIYPGYQYKVIDALVTNFHLPESTLIMLVSAFAGYKNTMHAYHEAVKAEYRFFSYGDAMFITCNPQAINERPGA; encoded by the coding sequence ATGCGCGTTGCTGATTTTTCCTTTGAACTGCCTGAATCCCTGATTGCTCATTATCCGCAAGCCGAGCGCAGCAGCTGCCGCTTGCTGTCACTTGACGGGCCGACGGGCGCATTGGCGCATGGCACTTTCACCGATTTGCTCGACAAGCTCAACCCCGGCGACCTGCTGGTGTTCAATAACACCCGCGTTATCCCGGCTCGCCTGTTTGGCCGGAAAGCCAGCGGCGGGAAAATTGAAGTGCTGGTCGAGCGAATGCTGGATGATAAACGCATTCTGGCACACATTCGCGCCTCTAAAGCGCCAAAACCCGGTGCTGAATTGCTGCTGGGCGATGATGAAAGCGTACACGCCACCATGGTTGCGCGCCATGATGCCCTGTTTGAAGTCGAGTTTAACGACGAACGCGCCGTACTTGATATTCTGAATAACATCGGCCATATGCCGCTGCCACCGTACATCGACCGCCCGGATGAAGAAGCCGATCGCGAGCTTTATCAAACGGTTTATAGCCAGAAGCCGGGGGCGGTTGCTGCGCCGACAGCAGGCTTGCACTTTGACGAGCCGTTGCTGGAAAAGCTGCGCAATAAAGGTGTCGATATGGCGTTCGTCACGCTGCACGTCGGGGCGGGGACGTTCCAGCCGGTGCGCGTGGACAGCATCGAAGACCACATCATGCACTCTGAATATGCCGAAGTGCCTCAGGATGTTGTGGACGCAGTGCTGGCCTGTAAAGCGCGCGGCAATCGCGTTATTGCGGTCGGAACCACGTCGGTACGCTCCCTGGAAAGTGCCGCTCAGGCTGCGAAAAATGACCTGATCGAGCCGTTCTTCGGCGATACCCAAATCTTTATCTACCCGGGCTATCAGTACAAAGTGATCGACGCGCTGGTGACGAATTTCCACCTGCCGGAGTCTACGCTGATTATGCTGGTCTCCGCGTTTGCCGGTTATAAAAATACGATGCACGCTTACCACGAAGCGGTGAAGGCGGAATATCGCTTCTTTAGCTACGGTGATGCGATGTTCATTACCTGTAATCCGCAGGCGATAAACGAGCGCCCGGGGGCGTGA
- a CDS encoding nucleoside-specific channel-forming protein Tsx → MKKIILAAGTVLALSSSFSASADEAKNSEYLSDWWHQSVNVVGSYHTRFGPQLRNDTYLEYEAFAKKDWFDFYGYVDAPVFFGGNTQAKGIWNHGSPLFMEIEPRFSIDKLTGTDLSFGPFKEWYFANNYIYDMGRNQANRQSTWYMGLGTDIDTGLPMSLSMNVYAKYQWQNYGASNENEWDGYRFKVKYFVPITSLWGGKLSYIGFTNVDWDSDLGNEQYRTNNSVASSHILSLNYDHLHYSFVARYFHNGGQWKDGDQPFFMNERVKSTGFGYYVVVGYNF, encoded by the coding sequence ATGAAAAAAATTATTCTGGCAGCCGGCACCGTTCTGGCGCTTTCCAGCTCTTTCTCTGCCAGCGCAGATGAAGCAAAAAACAGCGAATACCTCTCCGACTGGTGGCACCAGAGCGTTAACGTTGTCGGCAGCTACCACACCCGTTTCGGGCCGCAGCTGCGCAACGATACCTACCTGGAATATGAAGCGTTTGCCAAAAAAGACTGGTTCGATTTCTACGGCTACGTGGATGCGCCAGTCTTCTTTGGCGGCAACACCCAGGCGAAAGGGATCTGGAACCACGGTTCCCCACTGTTTATGGAAATCGAACCTCGCTTCTCCATCGATAAGCTGACCGGGACCGACCTGAGCTTTGGCCCGTTCAAAGAGTGGTACTTCGCGAACAACTACATTTACGACATGGGTCGTAACCAGGCTAATCGCCAGAGCACCTGGTACATGGGTCTGGGTACCGATATCGACACTGGCCTGCCGATGAGCCTGTCGATGAACGTGTATGCCAAGTATCAGTGGCAGAACTACGGTGCCTCTAACGAAAACGAGTGGGATGGCTACCGCTTCAAGGTGAAATACTTCGTGCCGATCACCTCCCTGTGGGGCGGTAAACTGAGCTATATCGGTTTCACTAACGTAGACTGGGACTCTGACCTGGGCAACGAGCAGTACCGTACCAATAACTCAGTTGCGTCCAGCCACATCCTGTCCCTGAACTACGATCACCTGCACTATTCCTTCGTGGCTCGTTACTTCCATAACGGCGGCCAGTGGAAAGATGGCGATCAGCCGTTCTTCATGAACGAGCGCGTGAAGTCTACTGGCTTCGGCTACTATGTGGTTGTTGGTTACAACTTCTAA
- a CDS encoding VOC family protein yields the protein MSTLINWFEIPVTDMARAVAFYQRVLNAEFRRETIAGVENAVFSYDQPATGGSLVKGERFVPSETGAVIYLYTPDIVKALQQVEVAGGRLDFGPQVLPYDIGTIALMIDSEGNRVGLHQPV from the coding sequence ATGAGCACACTCATCAACTGGTTTGAGATCCCCGTTACCGATATGGCGCGAGCGGTTGCTTTTTACCAACGCGTACTGAACGCTGAATTTCGTCGCGAAACGATAGCCGGCGTGGAGAATGCTGTATTTTCGTATGACCAACCTGCCACCGGCGGCTCTTTAGTGAAGGGAGAGCGGTTTGTGCCTTCTGAGACAGGCGCGGTGATTTATCTTTATACGCCCGATATCGTTAAAGCATTACAGCAGGTAGAAGTGGCGGGTGGCCGTCTGGACTTTGGTCCGCAGGTGTTGCCCTATGATATCGGCACGATTGCGTTAATGATCGACAGCGAAGGCAACCGCGTTGGGTTGCATCAGCCGGTTTAA
- the yajC gene encoding preprotein translocase subunit YajC has translation MSFFISDAVASAGAAPGQSQWTLIPMLVVFGLIFYFMILRPQQKRTKEHKKLMDSISKGDEVLTNGGLVGRVTKVAETGYIAIALNDTTEVVIKRDFVAAVLPKGTMKAL, from the coding sequence ATGAGCTTTTTCATTTCTGATGCTGTCGCTTCTGCGGGTGCTGCTCCAGGACAGAGTCAATGGACTTTGATTCCAATGTTGGTGGTCTTCGGCCTGATTTTCTATTTTATGATCCTGCGTCCGCAGCAAAAGCGTACCAAAGAGCATAAAAAACTGATGGACTCCATCTCCAAGGGTGATGAAGTGCTGACCAACGGTGGCCTGGTTGGCCGCGTAACCAAAGTAGCTGAAACTGGCTACATTGCTATCGCGCTGAACGATACCACCGAAGTGGTTATCAAACGTGATTTCGTAGCTGCCGTTCTGCCGAAAGGCACCATGAAGGCGCTGTAA
- a CDS encoding DUF3251 domain-containing protein, with translation MTKTYLRIILVSSLMSLTACAQQTEVRQMRSQIGSLNQEMTKLSQQTVKLTQQNALNAKSTSGVYLLPGSNTAARLNSQIGNLKMSLTNVAAEANGTRATLLIQGESNDPLPAFSGKVEWGQIQGTTDNFQEVNVQTQSIDAPASILAPSDVSIPLRLPGITPDQLGFVRVHDIQPVSTAQPAPAQ, from the coding sequence ATGACAAAGACTTACTTAAGAATTATCCTGGTTTCAAGCCTGATGAGCCTGACCGCTTGTGCCCAGCAAACTGAAGTGCGTCAGATGCGCAGTCAAATTGGTTCGTTAAATCAGGAAATGACCAAACTAAGCCAGCAAACGGTGAAACTGACCCAGCAGAATGCCCTGAATGCGAAGTCGACCAGCGGTGTTTATCTGCTGCCGGGCTCAAACACAGCGGCACGTCTTAACAGCCAGATTGGTAACCTGAAAATGTCGCTGACCAACGTTGCAGCTGAAGCCAATGGCACCCGCGCCACGCTGCTGATTCAGGGAGAATCCAACGATCCGCTGCCGGCTTTCAGCGGCAAAGTCGAGTGGGGGCAGATCCAGGGCACCACGGACAACTTCCAGGAAGTTAACGTGCAAACTCAGTCCATAGACGCTCCGGCCAGCATTCTCGCCCCAAGCGACGTGTCGATTCCGCTTCGCCTGCCCGGCATCACGCCCGATCAATTAGGGTTTGTGCGCGTTCATGATATCCAGCCAGTCTCTACCGCCCAGCCAGCGCCCGCGCAATAA
- the secD gene encoding protein translocase subunit SecD produces MLNRYPLWKYIMLIAVLAIGLLYALPNLYGEDPAVQLTGVRGAAASEQTLIQVENTLKQENITAKSVALEEGAILARFDSTDTQLRAREALMSVMGDNYVVALNLAPATPRWMSTIGANPMKLGLDLRGGVHFLMEVDMDTALGKLQEQNIDGLRSDLRDKGIAYTNVRKADNYGVDIVFRDSSARDSARDYLSSRHRDLVFSNQGSNTLRAVMSDARLSEAREYAVQQNINILRNRVNQLGVAEPLVQRQGADRIVVELPGIQDTARAKEILGATATLEFRLVNTNVDASAAASGRVPGDSEVKQTREGQPVVLYKRVILTGDHITDSTSSMDEYNQPQVNISLDSAGGNIMSNFTKDNIGKPMATLFVEYKDSGKKDANGRSVLMKEEEVINVANIQSRLGNSFRITGISNPNEARQLSLLLRAGALIAPIQIVEERTIGPTLGLENIKQGLEACLAGLVVSIIFMVFFYRKFGLIATSALLANLVLIVGIMSLLPGATLTMPGIAGVVLTLAVAVDANVLINERIKEELRNGRSVQQAIDEGYKGAFSSIFDANITTLIKVIILYAVGTGAIKGFAITTGIGVATSMFTAIVGTRAIVNLLYGGKRINKLSI; encoded by the coding sequence GTGTTAAACCGTTATCCTTTGTGGAAGTACATCATGCTGATCGCTGTGCTGGCGATCGGCCTGCTGTATGCGCTTCCCAACCTGTATGGTGAGGATCCGGCAGTTCAGTTAACTGGCGTGCGCGGTGCCGCCGCCAGTGAACAAACGCTGATCCAGGTCGAAAACACCTTAAAACAAGAAAATATCACCGCTAAGTCTGTGGCGCTGGAAGAGGGCGCTATTCTCGCTCGCTTCGACTCTACCGATACACAGCTCCGTGCGCGTGAAGCGCTGATGAGCGTGATGGGTGACAACTATGTTGTGGCGCTTAACCTTGCTCCTGCTACCCCTCGCTGGATGTCGACTATCGGTGCGAACCCGATGAAGCTCGGCCTTGACCTGCGCGGCGGCGTCCACTTCCTGATGGAAGTCGATATGGACACAGCGCTGGGCAAACTCCAGGAACAAAATATCGATGGCCTGCGCAGCGACCTGCGCGACAAGGGCATTGCTTATACCAACGTGCGTAAAGCCGACAATTACGGCGTAGACATCGTCTTCCGTGATTCAAGCGCGCGCGATTCTGCAAGAGATTACCTCTCCTCCCGCCATCGCGATCTGGTGTTCTCCAACCAGGGTAGCAATACGCTGCGTGCGGTGATGAGCGATGCTCGCCTGAGCGAAGCGCGTGAGTACGCGGTACAGCAGAACATCAACATCCTGCGTAACCGTGTGAACCAGCTTGGCGTCGCCGAACCGCTGGTGCAGCGCCAGGGTGCTGACCGCATCGTGGTTGAGCTGCCGGGTATTCAGGACACCGCACGTGCGAAAGAAATCCTGGGCGCAACCGCTACGCTGGAATTCCGCCTGGTGAATACCAACGTGGATGCCTCTGCGGCAGCGTCTGGCCGCGTGCCGGGTGACTCCGAAGTGAAGCAGACTCGCGAAGGCCAGCCGGTTGTGCTGTACAAGCGCGTGATTCTGACCGGGGACCATATCACTGACTCCACGTCCAGCATGGATGAATACAATCAGCCTCAGGTAAATATCTCCCTGGACAGCGCTGGCGGTAACATCATGTCTAACTTCACCAAAGACAACATCGGCAAGCCGATGGCAACGCTCTTTGTGGAGTACAAGGACAGCGGTAAGAAAGACGCGAATGGCCGTTCCGTCCTGATGAAAGAAGAAGAAGTTATCAACGTGGCGAACATTCAGTCTCGCCTGGGTAACAGCTTCCGTATCACCGGGATTAGCAATCCGAATGAAGCTCGCCAGCTCTCTCTGCTGCTGCGTGCGGGTGCGCTGATTGCGCCGATTCAGATTGTTGAAGAACGTACCATCGGTCCAACCCTGGGTCTGGAAAACATCAAGCAGGGCCTGGAAGCGTGTCTGGCAGGTCTGGTGGTCTCCATCATCTTTATGGTCTTCTTCTATAGGAAGTTTGGCCTGATTGCGACCTCTGCGCTGCTGGCTAACCTGGTGCTGATTGTGGGGATCATGTCCCTGCTGCCGGGGGCGACGCTGACCATGCCGGGTATTGCGGGTGTCGTCTTAACCCTTGCGGTAGCGGTGGACGCCAACGTACTGATTAACGAACGTATCAAAGAAGAACTGCGAAACGGGCGTTCGGTACAGCAGGCGATTGATGAAGGCTACAAAGGCGCGTTCAGCTCCATTTTCGATGCCAACATCACCACGCTTATCAAAGTTATCATCCTGTATGCCGTGGGCACCGGGGCGATCAAAGGGTTTGCTATTACCACCGGTATTGGCGTTGCGACCTCGATGTTTACCGCAATCGTCGGCACCCGTGCCATCGTGAACCTGTTGTACGGCGGCAAACGCATCAACAAGCTGTCTATCTAA
- the secF gene encoding protein translocase subunit SecF has protein sequence MAQEYTVEQLNHGRKVYDFMRWDNWAFGISGILLILSVAIIGVKGFNWGLDFTGGTVIEIGLEKPAELDTMRAALQKAGFEEPLVQNFGSSRDIMVRMPPAKGETGGQVLGSKVVSVINEATSQNAAVKRIEFVGPSVGADLAQNGAMALLVALLSILVYVGFRFEWRLAAGVVIKLAHDVVITMGVLSLFHIEIDLTIVASLMSVIGYSLNDSIVVSDRIRENFRKIRRGTPYEIFNVSLTQTLQRTLITSGTTLVVILMLYLFGGALLKGFSLTMLIGVTIGTVSSIYVASALALKLGMKREHMLQQKVEKEGADQPSILP, from the coding sequence GTGGCACAGGAATATACTGTTGAACAATTGAACCACGGCCGTAAAGTCTATGACTTTATGCGCTGGGACAACTGGGCCTTCGGCATCTCCGGCATCCTGCTGATCCTTTCCGTCGCGATTATCGGCGTGAAAGGCTTCAACTGGGGCCTGGACTTTACCGGCGGTACGGTTATCGAAATCGGACTGGAAAAACCAGCCGAGCTGGACACCATGCGCGCCGCGCTGCAGAAGGCGGGCTTTGAAGAGCCGCTGGTGCAGAACTTCGGCAGCAGCCGTGACATCATGGTTCGTATGCCGCCTGCTAAAGGCGAAACCGGCGGCCAGGTGCTCGGCAGCAAGGTTGTGAGCGTGATTAACGAAGCGACCAGCCAGAATGCGGCAGTGAAGCGTATTGAGTTTGTCGGCCCAAGCGTGGGGGCGGATCTGGCTCAAAACGGTGCGATGGCGCTGCTCGTCGCGCTGCTGTCGATTCTGGTGTACGTTGGGTTCCGCTTCGAGTGGCGTCTGGCTGCCGGTGTGGTTATCAAGCTGGCGCACGACGTGGTGATTACCATGGGCGTGCTGTCGCTGTTCCACATTGAGATTGACCTGACCATCGTCGCGTCGCTGATGTCGGTTATCGGCTACTCGCTGAACGACAGCATCGTGGTTTCGGACCGTATTCGTGAAAACTTCCGCAAGATCCGCCGCGGGACGCCTTACGAGATCTTTAACGTCTCCCTGACCCAGACGCTGCAAAGGACCTTGATCACTTCCGGTACCACCTTAGTGGTTATCCTGATGCTGTATCTGTTCGGTGGGGCGCTGCTGAAAGGCTTCTCCCTGACGATGCTTATCGGTGTCACCATCGGTACCGTGTCTTCTATCTACGTTGCCTCTGCGCTGGCGTTGAAACTGGGCATGAAGCGCGAGCACATGCTGCAGCAAAAGGTAGAGAAAGAAGGGGCGGATCAGCCGTCCATTCTGCCGTAA
- a CDS encoding peroxiredoxin C: MVLVTRPAPDFTAAAVLGNGEIVENFNFKKHTNGKATVVFFWPMDFTFVCPSELIAFDKRYEEFQKRGVEVVGVSFDSEFVHNAWRKTPVDKGGIGEVKYAMVADIKREIQQAYGIEHPEAGVALRGSFLIDKAGIVRHQVVNDLPLGRNIDEMLRMVDALQFHEEHGEVCPAQWEKGKEGMNASPDGVAKYLSENVAKL, translated from the coding sequence ATGGTCCTGGTTACTCGTCCAGCCCCTGACTTTACCGCTGCTGCCGTTCTGGGCAATGGCGAAATTGTTGAAAACTTCAACTTCAAAAAACACACCAACGGTAAAGCCACCGTTGTGTTCTTCTGGCCGATGGACTTCACCTTCGTTTGCCCGTCTGAACTGATCGCGTTCGACAAGCGTTACGAAGAATTCCAGAAACGTGGCGTAGAAGTCGTTGGTGTATCTTTTGACTCCGAGTTCGTACACAACGCATGGCGTAAAACCCCGGTTGATAAAGGCGGCATCGGCGAAGTGAAATACGCGATGGTTGCTGATATCAAACGTGAAATCCAGCAAGCCTATGGCATCGAACACCCGGAAGCGGGCGTTGCACTGCGCGGCTCCTTCCTGATCGACAAAGCCGGTATCGTTCGCCACCAGGTGGTTAACGATCTGCCACTGGGTCGTAACATCGACGAAATGCTGCGTATGGTTGACGCGCTGCAGTTCCACGAAGAGCACGGCGAAGTGTGCCCGGCTCAGTGGGAAAAAGGGAAAGAAGGCATGAACGCGTCTCCGGACGGCGTTGCTAAGTACCTGAGCGAGAACGTTGCTAAGCTGTAA